In Gasterosteus aculeatus chromosome 15, fGasAcu3.hap1.1, whole genome shotgun sequence, a single genomic region encodes these proteins:
- the rsad2 gene encoding LOW QUALITY PROTEIN: S-adenosylmethionine-dependent nucleotide dehydratase RSAD2 (The sequence of the model RefSeq protein was modified relative to this genomic sequence to represent the inferred CDS: deleted 1 base in 1 codon), which produces MRLSAAIASQMRLLMQLLADALRVAFASFFSKVGYGRTGAGAGTALSVTPVERKVDEGRAQNEMTTPTSVNYHFTRQCNYKCGFCFHTAKTSFVLPLDEAKRGLKLLKESGMEKINFSGGEPFLHDKGDFLGKLVQYCKQDLRLPSVSIVSNGSMIKEKWFQKYGDDLDILAISCDSFDEATNQLIGRAQGRKSHIDNLHKICSWCQQYRVAFKINSVINTFNVDEDMAENILQLNPVRWKVFQCLLIDGENAGEKALREAERFVISEQMFQEFLERHSGVPCLVPESNEKMRNSYLILDEYMRFLDCREGRKDPSKSILDVGVKEAICFSGFDEKMFLKRGGKYVWSKADMKMEW; this is translated from the exons ATGCGCCTCTCCGCTGCGATCGCGTCTCAGATGCGGCTGCTGATGCAGCTCCTCGCCGACGCGCTGCGCGTGGCGTTCGCGAGCTTCTTTTCCAAAGTGGGCTACGGGAGGACCGGTGCGGGTGCGGGAACGGCGCTGTCCGTCACACCCGTTGAGAGGAAAGTGGACGAAGGGAGAGCGCAAAATGAGATGACGACTCCGACGAGCGTCAACTATCACTTCACGCGTCAGTGTAATTACAAATGTGGATTTTGCTTCCACACTGCAAAGACGTCGTTCGTACTCCCTCTGGATGAAGCCAAGAGGGGCCTCAAACTCCTGAAGGAATCAG GCATGGAGAAGATCAACTTCTCTGGAGGGGAGCCTTTCCTGCACGACAAAGGAGACTTTCTGGGGAAGTTGGTTCAGTACTGCAAACAGGACCTCCGGCTCCCGAGTGTCAGCATTGTCAGTAACGGGAGCATGATTAAAGAAAAATGGTTCCAGAAATATG GTGACGATCTGGACATCCTGGCCATCTCCTGCGACAGTTTTGATGAAGCGACCAACCAGCTGATTGGCAGAGCTCAGGGAAGGAAAAGCCACATCGACAACCTCCACAAGATTTGTAGCTGGTGCCAGCAGTACAGAGTGGCGTTCAAAATCAACTCGGTCATTAACACCTTCAACGTGGACGAGGACATGGCGGAGAACATCCTCCAGCTCAACCCGGTCCGCTGGAAG GTGTTCCAGTGTCTGCTGATCGATGGGGAAAACGCCGGGGAGAAAGCCctgagagaggcagagaggttCGTCATCAGCGAGCAGATGTTCCAGGAGTTTCTGGAAAGACACAGCGGCGTCCCCTGCCTCGTTCCCGAGTCCAACGAGAAG atgAGGAATTCCTACCTGATCCTGGATGAATAT ATGCGTTTCCTGGACTGTCGAGAGGGACGGAAGGACCCGTCCAAGTCCATCCTCGATGTCGGCGTGAAGGAAGCCATTTGCTTTAGTGGCTTTgatgaaaaaatgtttctgAAAAGAGGA GGGAAATATGTGTGGAGCAAAGCCGACATGAAGATGGAGTGGTGA
- the cmpk2 gene encoding UMP-CMP kinase 2, mitochondrial translates to MFSFVFPTWSAVTFVSHTHTHRHRGGVTPRRAPVGSVSDRIRNRPAAAAAAARIPATKTTNKNMARRTVCLVPRWCSRVFSVELDGAAVYFAPREKHRGEDAPRLFGDARGGHARLYSLIVCGGDRITRAKFHGELRDKLLRELPPGCDVSPMSSFVPDVRDSLLKGYFLKDNSQGSSTTERLLRDMSQRDPVSVCSYLKCVEGQVWTQRLWSPPGSAEMSKDFYVVPSDAPECHPSTLNIINSDVFYSFEEAHDVIKQCGDIIPEAASVLELLRSRAEARSKPDFPVIVVEGLDATGKTTLTESLRDALGATLLRSPPQCLSPARARFDREPPLIRRAFYALGNYITAEQIGQEGMKKPVIVDRFWHSTAAYAIATAVSGQACNLPAEGSEIYRWPGDLLQPSLVVLLTLDPEERKTRLRNRGQGKTEEEEKLDQNQLFRIKVEKAYQRISGPAFVTVDASPSADQVLQQVLRLIRAKCHL, encoded by the exons ATGTTCAGTTTCGTTTTCCCCACGTGGAGCGCGGTAACTTTcgtttcccacacacacacacacagacaccgggGTGGGGTAACGCCTCGTCGCGCTCCGGTCGGGTCGGTGTCGGACCGGATTCGAAaccgaccagcagcagcagcagcagcagctcgcatCCCGgcgacaaaaacaacaaacaaaaacatggccCGGCGCACCGTGTGCCTCGTCCCTCGCTGGTGCTCTCGGGTCTTCTCCGTGGAGCTGGACGGCGCAGCCGTCTACTTTGCGCCCCGGGAGAAGCACCGCGGGGAAGACGCGCCGCGGCTGTTCGGAGACGCGCGCGGGGGCCACGCGAGGCTTTACTCGCTCATCGTCTGCGGCGGCGACAGAATCACACGGGCCAAGTTCCACGGGGAGCTGAGAGACAAACTGTTGCGAGAGTTGCCGCCGGGGTGCGATGTGTCTCCCATGTCCTCGTTCGTGCCAGATGTCAGGGATTCGCTCTTAAAGGGCTACTTCTTAAAAGACAACTCGCAGGGCTCGTCCACGACGGAGAGGCTTTTGAGGGACATGTCGCAACGGGACCCGGTGTCCGTGTGTTCGTACTTGAAGTGTGTGGAGGGTCAAGTGTGGACTCAGCGCCTGTGGTCTCCTCCGGGCAGCGCGGAAATGTCCAAGGACTTCTACGTGGTCCCCTCGGACGCGCCAGAATGTCACCCATCGACGCTCAACATCATCAACTCTGACGTCTTCTACAGTTTCGAGGAAGCCCATGACGTTATAAAGCAG TGCGGTGACATCATCCCAGAGGCCGCGTccgtgctggagctgctgcgcaGCAGAGCGGAGGCCAGAAGTAAACCAGACTTCCCTGTTATTGTCGTAGAGGGCCTGGATGCCACAG GGAAAACCACTCTGACCGAGTCCCTGAGGGACGCTCTTGGGGCCACTCTGTTACGGTCCCCTCCCCAGTGCCTGTCCCCCGCGAGGGCCCGCTTTGATCGGGAGCCGCCTCTCATCCGCAGGGCCTTCTATGCTCTGGGGAACTACATCACAGCCGAGCAGATAGGCCAGGAGGGCATGAAGAAACCCGTCATTGTCGACAG ATTCTGGCACAGCACAGCGGCGTATGCCATCGCCACAGCGGTGAGCGGCCAAGCGTGCAACCTTCCAGCCGAGGGTTCGGAGATTTACCGCTGGCCCGGTGACCTGCTCCAGCCGAGCCTCGTGGTCCTGCTCACCCTGGACCCCGAGGAGAGGAAGACGAGACTGAGGaacagaggtcaaggaaagacagaagaggaggaaaagctgGACCAAAATCAGCTCTTTAGAATCAA agtgGAGAAGGCTTACCAGAGGATCAGCGGCCCAGCGTTTGTCACTGTGGATGCTAGTCCTTCTGCAGACCAAGTGCTCCAGCAAGTGCTACGTTTAATTAGGGCCAAATGCCACTTGTAA